ACTCCTGACCTTCATCATTCTCTTCGCCATTTACGCGTACGCATTACTCCTTGTCCAACGTGGGTCAAGTTCTGCGGTGAGTTTGAATAGTAATACTTCACTCCTCATTACCATTTTCATCATCGCCGTTACCATTGAACCATTGCGGAAGTTTATTTACAAATGGATAGATGGGATGTTCGCGAATAAAGAACGGCAACGGCAAGAGTCATTACAACGTTTACAATTGGTGTCCGCATCCACCACCCAGTTTCAGTCACTCCTGACCCGGACAGAGGATGAATTGAGCAAGGTAATTGGTCAGAAGCCAGCATTCCTCATGGTTGACCGGCAGCGGCAAGAGCTGGTGGCTGTAGATGGGAAAATGGGGTTGGGACAATTAGACACAGCTGTTATGCAAAGGGTCTTGGGAGGAAAAATTTTCATTGCCGATGAACTGCCGTACCGAATTGAAAATGGGGAAACGTCCTTGCAAACAGTAGCCGAATGGTTGGGGAAGCATGGGTTTGCCGCAGTTGTGCCCTTGGGAAGCGGGGAAGAGTGTATTGGCATTTTTGCCTTTCCGCAGCGTGGGGGAGTCATTTTTACCTCAGATATCGTGCGTTTCCTCCGATCATTTCAAGATCAACTTCAGTTTGCCTTTGCCAATGCTTTGGCCTACAAACAGGCTATTGAGCGGATTACTGCGCTGAAAAAGTAGGATTTGACATTGAAACCAATTACTTGCGTAATTGGTCTATTTATTGTAAAGTAAACGCACCCGTTGTGGGTGCTTTTTTCAGAACCGCATGCTTTCCATTATCATTCCAGCGTATAACGAGGCTGGATACATTGCAGCAAAACTTGAAGAGCTCCTCAAGCAGTTTGGTACTTCGGTAGAGATTATCGTGGTTCCAAATGGCTGCGTTGACGCAACGGCAAGCATTGCGCAGAGCTACGCGGCAAAGCACAAGAATGTTCTTGTGCACGTCATTCCAGAAGCAGTTGGAAAAGCCGAAGCAGTCCGAGAGGGCTGGCGACACGCGCACGGCGACTGGGTGGCATTCCTGGATGCCGATGGTTCTACTTCCGCAAGTGAATTTCAATGCTTGTTCAATGCGCTACAAGGGGCTGATGGCGTGATTGCTTCTCGCTGGGCACCGGGTGCACGAGTGGAAAATCGAACAGCACTGCGGAAAGCTGCAAGTTACATCTTTGCGCTGGTGGTGAAGCTCCTGTTTTGGATGCCATACAGAGATACGCAGTGCGGGGCAAAAATATTTAAGCGTTCGGTGATACTGAAGATACTTCCGCATTCCCGTGTGCAAAATATCGCTTTCGACGTTGAGTTGTTGCTTTTGTGCCGTCACTTCGGCGATCGGATTGTTGAGTACCCCACCCACTGGATTGACCGTTCTGCATCGGTCATAATCGGGACACCCATGAAATTGCTCCGCAGTAGTGTGATCATGCTGTGGACACTCCTTCGCCTTCGTTTCCGCTTTTCCTTCATTCATCGCGAATCTCTATGACGCAACGCAAGCATTCGTACGATATCAAGAATATTCTCATTGCTGGTGGCGCCGGATTCATGGGTTCACACCTCTGCGATGAGCTGGTGCAGAAGAACCGAGTTATTTGCGTGGATGACTTTAGCACCGGGACTATTGAAAATATCAACCACCTGCTCCAGCATCCAAATTTCAAATTCATTCGGCACGATTTTCACGAACCCCTTGATTTGGAGCGTTTTCCGGAGCTCGTTCCGTTTCAAATCACGTTCCAAGGGATCCAGGAAATATACAATCTTGCCTGTCCAACCTCGCCTCGGGAGTATGCCAAACTACCCATTGAAACTCTCCGCGCAAACGCATTTGCGTCCTACTTTCTTTTGGAACTAGCTGCGAAGTATGATGCAAAGTACTTGCTTGCGTCTTCTTCAGCTGTGTACGGTGAACCTGTAAACGACCAGCCATTTCGAGAAGACTACTGGGGCTTCATTGATCCAGTAGGCCCCCGAA
This genomic stretch from Patescibacteria group bacterium harbors:
- a CDS encoding glycosyltransferase — translated: MLSIIIPAYNEAGYIAAKLEELLKQFGTSVEIIVVPNGCVDATASIAQSYAAKHKNVLVHVIPEAVGKAEAVREGWRHAHGDWVAFLDADGSTSASEFQCLFNALQGADGVIASRWAPGARVENRTALRKAASYIFALVVKLLFWMPYRDTQCGAKIFKRSVILKILPHSRVQNIAFDVELLLLCRHFGDRIVEYPTHWIDRSASVIIGTPMKLLRSSVIMLWTLLRLRFRFSFIHRESL